The Candidatus Desulfofervidus auxilii DNA segment GATTTCAGTTATAAGCCAAATTACCTATTCTTTTTTAAGGTCAATTTATCCAATATCTGGTGAATCAAGATAAGACTTGTTTTTCTTAAATTTGGACTTATTTATATACCAAAAAATATAAAGGGGGTGGAACAATGCGTATCGCTCAAGTTGCACCCTTGTATGAGAGTGTTCCTCCAAAACTCTATGGTGGCACCGAAAGGGTCATCTCATATCTCACAGAAGAATTGGTAAGACAGGGACATAAAGTGACTTTATTTGCTAGTGGGGATTCAGTAACTAAGGCACGTTTAATTTCTTCCTGTCCTAATTCTTTGCGATTGGATAAAGACTGTAAAGATACTTTGGCCCATCACATTTTTATGCTTGAACAGGTGTACAAACATGCCTCTGAGTTTGACATTATTCACTTTCATATTGACTACATTCATTTTCCTCTTTTTCGTCGCTCTAATACTCCTCACCTCTCAACACTGCATGGAAGATTAGATATAAAAGATATATTTCCACTTTACAAAGAATTTAGGGAAGTGCCTTTAGTATCCATTTCTAATGCCCAGCGTAAGCCTCTTCAAGGAGTGAACTGGGTGGGTACGGTATATCATGGTTTACCTAAAGATTTGTATAAGTTTAAGGCAAGGCATGGTAAATATTTGGCTTTTTTAGGAAGAATCTCTCCGGAAAAACGCCCTGATAGAGCCATAAAAATAGCACAGGTAGTAGGAATGCCTTTGAAAATTGCGGCTAAAGTAGATAAGGCAGACAAAGAATATTTTGAAACAGTAATAAGACCCTTATTAAAGAATCCTTATGTAGAATTTATAGGGGAGATTTCTGAAAAGGAAAAAAATGATTTTTTAGGCAATGCCTATGCCTTACTTTTCCCTATTGACTGGCCTGAACCATTTGGTTTAGTGATGATAGAGGCCTTAGCCTGTGGCACTCCAGTGATTGCCTGGCGTTGTGGCTCTGTTCCAGAAGTGATAAAAGACGGAATTAATGGTTTTATTGTTGATAGCCTAAAGCAAGCAGTAAAGGCAGTAAAAGAGGTCAGGAAATTGAGCCGTAAGAACTGCCGTAAGACATTTGAAGCAAGATTTACAGCTAGCCGTATGGCAAATGACTATCTCTGTATTTATGAAAAACTGTTAAGAGAAAGAGAACCATTGCTTAAAGCAGTATAAAAATGGTAGTGGATCCACACAAATATTATATAATTGCCCGAAAAGGCGAAATTAAGCCTTACTTGGTCTTAAAACAAGGAGATAGTTTTGCTCTTTTTAGCCATTATGGAGATATCGAACAGATTGGTTTGGGAGAAGAGGGCATTTATCACAAAGGCACTCGCTTTGTATCAAGACTTGAGTTTTTCCTTTTTGATGCCAAACCATTTTTTTTAAGCTCAGGGGTAAGAGAAGATAATATCCTTCTTACCGTAGACTTAACTAATCCTGATACTATAGTTAGCAAAAATCTCTTTTTGCCCAGAGGGAGCATCCATGTACTTCGCTCCAAATTTTTGTTTGAAGGTGGTTATTATGAATGTATAAAAATCCAAAATTTTGCCTTATTTCCTATTAGTCTTCCTTTTTCTATTGCATTTGATGCCGATTTTGCTGATATCTTTGAGGTAAGAGGAGTAAGGAGAGAAAGGAGGGGAGAACGATTAAAGGCCACTGTTAGAGAAAGAAGTGTAATTTTGGGTTATAGGGGTTTAGATGGCGTTCTCCGTGAAGCTAGTTTTACATTTTCTCCAAATCCCACAGAAATCCGAGATTCACAGGCTATCTTTTGGACAAACCTAGCACCAAAGGGAACATTCACCTTATTTTTAACTATTTCTTTTATAGAAAATGGCATTTCCCAAAGTTTTTCTTTTAAAGAAGCCTTTTCAAAAACAAAAAAAACATTAGAAACATTTAAAAAAAAGAGTTGTATGATTTCCACTTCTAATGAACAGTTTAATGCCTGGGTAGAACGGTCATATACTGACCTTTTTATGATGCTTACAGAGGTCCCTATGGGATTATATCCCTATGCAGGCATTCCTTGGTTTAATACTATTTTTGGACGGGACGGAATTATTACTGCCTTGGAGTGCCTATGGGTCAATCCTGACATTGCTAAGGGGGTTTTGAGCTATCTTGCTGCCACACAAGCAAAAGAGGAAATACCCGAAAAAGACGCTCAACCTGGTAAAATCATACATGAAGTTCGTAAGGGAGAAATGGCTGCCACGGGTGAGATCCCCTTTGATTATTATTATGGCAGTGTTGATACTACCCCCTTTTTTATTATTTTGGCTGGGGCCTATTATGAAAGGACAGGAGATAGGGAATTTATTAAATTGCTTTGGCCACATATTGAGCTAGCCTTGAATTGGATAGATTACTATGGAGATATGGATAAAGATGGATTCATTGAATATATGCCTTCGGCTAATGGCCTGGTAAATAAAGGTTGGAAGGATTCTTATGACAGCGTTTTCCATGCAGATGGTTCTCTAGCATCTCCTCCTATTGCTCTAGTAGAAGTGCAAGGATATGTCTATGCAGCCAAACAAAATGCAGCCTATTTGGCTAAAATATTAGGAAAAGAAAAAATAGCAAAAAGACTTTTAAAAGAAGCAAAGGCTTTAAAAAGAAAGTTTAACAAACTGTTTTGGTGTGAAGAAATTGGCAGTTATATCTTTGCTTTAGACGGAAACAAATCTCCTTGTAAGGTGCGGACTTCTAATGCAGGTCATGCCCTTTTTAGTGGAATTGCCACAAAGATTTGTGCCAAGCGTCTGACTCGGACATTATTTGAAGACCACTTTTTTTCTGGTTGGGGCATAAGAACTGTTTCAAGTCTTGAGAAGAATTACAATCCCATATCTTACCATAATGGTTCAGTATGGCCCCATGATAATGCTCTTATTGCTTACGGCCTAAGTCATTATGGTTTTAAAGAACAAGTTTTAACTATTATGAAAGGGCTCTTTGAAGCCAGTAATTTTTTTGGTTTACATAGGTTACCAGAACTCTTTTGTGGTTTTCCACGCAGGGCAGATGAGGGGCCAACCCATTATCCAGTAGCATGTAGTCCTCAAACCTGGTCTACTGTAGCTGTCTTTTTTTTAATCCAAGCCTGTTTAGGAATCACCTTTAAAGAGAAAAAACTCTATTTTTATTCTCCCATTCTACCTTCTTTTTTAGAAGAAGTTTATCTAAAAAATCTGAGAGTTGGGAATGACTTTATTGACCTTTACTTAAAAAGATACCAAAATGATGTAGTAATTAATGTGTTAAAAAAGAAAAGGGATATTGAAATATTAATCCTAAAGTAATTAACCTCAGTAAAGATAAATATCTTTTGGACGAATTTTTTCATTTGACTGCTTAGGTCTTTACCTTTATACAAAAAAGTATGAAGTCTAATTTAAAATCTGCCTTTCAATTCATCATCTTGCTTGGTTTGGTTAGTTGTTTTGGTGATATTGTCTATGAAGGGGCAAGGAGTATTACCGGACCATTTTTGGCTGTATTAGGTGCAAGTTCTGCTGTAGTAGGCATTATAGCAGGTGTGGGTGAATTTCTAGGCTATGTCCTGCGTCTAGCCTCAGGCTATCTTGCTGATAAAACAAGGCTATATTGGCCTTTGACCTTCCTGGGTTATGGGGCACTCTTAAGCATTCCCCTATTAGCCCTGGCTGGTAATTGGGAGATGGCTGCTCTTTTAATTATATTAGAGCGGATCGGAAAGGCTATAAGAACCCCAGCCCGAGATACTATACTTTCTCATGCCACAGCTCAAGTGGGTAGGGGTTTTGGTTTTGGCTTACATGAAGCTTTAGACCAGATTGGGGCTATCCTTGGTCCTTTAGCCATCTCAGCAATGTTGTTTATCACCCATGGCTACCGGCTGGGATTTGCTCTTTTATTTATTCCTGCTCTTTTGGTCTTATTCTTTCTTATTGTGGCCCAAAGAAAATGTCCAACTCCTGTAATATTTGAAGCTAGAACTAAGGAAGGCAAAAAGGGGATGGGTAAACTCCCAGCTCTCTTTTGGATTTATGTTCTGTTTAGCTTTTTCAGTATACTGGGTTTTGTTAATTTCCAGCTTATTTCTTACCACTTTGAGGTACAGTCTATCATCTCCACTGCTCAGATTCCCATCTTTTATGCCATTGCTATGGGTGTAGATGCCATGGTTGCGCTCATAATCGGCAAGCTCTATGACCGCATTGGCCTTAGTTGCTTATTTGCCATACCCCTTTTAACCACCCTTTTACCATTTTTTGTCTTTTCTCATACTTATTCTATTGTGCTCTTTAGTATTATCCTTTGGGGTGCAATTATGGGTATTCATGAAACTATTATGCGTGCCGCTGTTGCCGATTTAACACCTTTACCCCGACGGGCTACGGCTTATGGTATCTTCAATATTATTTATGGTCTAGCTTGGTTGACAGGCAGCAGCTTAATTGGTTTATTATATAGTATTTCACTGGGACTTATTATTGCTCTAGTGGTGGCCTCAGAAGTTATTTCAATGGTATTCTGTTGGCAATTAAAAAAATGTCAGCAAAACATTTTTTGAGCCACTAAATAGGCAAGATTTGAATCCCTATAGGCGCTTATTCCCAATTTTTATAAATATCTTCTCGATAACAGGGAGTAAGTTTTTCTAAATTACGTAAGAATAATATTTGATATACATTTGTTTCACCAAATTTAAAACCAGCCGCAGCTCCATTGAGATACAATCTCCACATATTAATAAACTTCTGACCAAACATGGCTTTAATTTTATCTATATTACTTTCAAAGCGTTTAATCCACTCATCCAGGGTCTTAGCATAATGAGGACGCAGATTTTCTACATCAATGATATAAAAACCCTCTCGTGTCATATGTTCCAAGACCTCAGGAAGTGCAGGTAAATATCCACCAGGGAAAATGTATTTTTTCAACCAAGGGTCGGTTGGCTGACGATTATTGTAACCAATGGTATGTAGAATACCAATAGAGTCATCCGTTAACAGGCTTTTCACTTTTCTGAAAAAGGTGGAAGCATAATTTTTGCCCACATGTTCATACATGCCTATAGAAACAAATTTGTTAAATCTCCCACTCATTCTTCTATAATCTTCTAAAAAAATGCTCACTTTTTTCTCTAGTCCTTCCTTTTTTACCCATTTTTTAGCATATTCATATTGATTATGTGACAAAGTGCAACCTACGGCTGTAATATCAAATTTTTTGGCAGCATAAACCAAAAAACTTCCCCAGCCACAACCAATATCTATTAACCTATCTCCGTCTTGCAAGTTTATCTTGCGACAGATTAGTTGGTGTTTATTATCTTGTGCTTCCTCTAAAGAATCTCTTGGGGTTTTAAAATAAGCACAGGAGTATGTCATATTTTTGTCCAACATAAGTTGATAAAAATCGTTGCCTAAATCATAGTGGTGGGCAATATTTCTGCCTATATTTCTAAGGCTATTTAAAGTGGCAATGTGGTTTATAAGTATCCGCAATTTGGTTTTATTGGGAAGATTTAGTCTTTGTGGTGTTAAATTAACTCCAATTCCCAATAATCTCTGTAAATCACCTTCTACCACGATATTATTATTCATGTAATTTTCACCAAATCCAATGGATAAATCTTGCATCAAATCCTTTAAAACATGAGGTGATTTTATATGTATCCGAAATAGTGGTTTTCCTTGACCAAACTTTATCCTCTCTCCATCCCAATAGACTACTTCACTGGATATTTCTTTAGAAATACTATTTAAGATGTGATTAACTAATTCTTTCACAATCCTATAAAAAAAGTAATAATGAAAAAATTGGAAGTCAATAAATAGCGGGCGAGCAAGTTTATGGGTTTTCTTTTAAAGTTATCACGGATTTTGGTCATTAAACACATTTGACCTTAAGATAACTTCCTATGGTATTGAAATGGGAAAACCATTTGGAGGCCATTTCATCCCCCTGTTTTGCCTTATCTTGCATTTTTATACAGAGTTGCTTGCCAATAGAAAAATAAATATTTTGCGCCTTCCATAGATTTAATTCTAGGGCTAAATCGCTTAAAATCTGAAGCAATTTCTCTATATTTTCCAGCAGTAAAATATCTTGAGGTCTTTGGGAAAATCTTTCCATAAGGGTATTAATCTTGTTACTGGCTACAAAACTCAGGGTGGTTTTGTCTAGTTTAAGAGACCATTTTTTGGCCTCCTCTACTAGTCTTTGAAGTTTGTCCAATTCCATTTCTTTACTTTCCAAAATCCTTTTTATGTCAGTATAAATTATAAACTCCACTACACTACATAGGGATTTAGGAAGGGCAGTTTCTATATCCTTCATAAGCTGCATAATTGGGTAATAACGCTCATAAATTTGGCGGAAAGAAAATTCTATTTCTTGGAAAGTAGATTCCAAAATTTTATTTAAAATCTGCCTCTGTTGGTCTTTAAATAAATGCCATAAAGAATAATTGGTAGGGCCAAAGTATCTGTCCATGATGTGAATAATTTCAGAAATATCACTTTTTATAAAGGCATTTTTAATCTCTTGATACATATTGAGAAATTCTTCTTTTTTTATATCTGGTTTTGCCTTTCCATTCAAATAATGATTTCCCAAATACAGCACAGCGAATGTTATAATATCTTCTTCCCAAGTGATTTCAGAGGTTATTTTTACTTTACCCACCCCTAGCTTTTGTTTACCTGCTTCTAGAGAGTGATATATTTGTTTTTTGGCTGTATAACAATAAATTTTAGTAGTCTCTGGATATGCTTCAAAAAGAGAGGATAGAGAATAGTGGACCCCCGCCCTTAATAAATCTACAATGGCAGGCTTTACTAATATTTCATACACTTGAGCCCCGTTTTTGAATCTAGGGTTGTTGCTTGGTGCTTCTTCTAAAATTTTTAGATAATTATGCTCAAAATCTCTGCCACTTATCTCTTTAGCCAATTGCATGGCCCTGGATGCATGTCGCATTATTTGGACCGTTTCAATCCCTGAAATTTCATCAAAAAACCAGCCACAACTGGTATACATCAACATGGCCTGCCGTTGCATTTCCAGCAGTTTCAATACCTTTATCTTTTCTTGTTTGGTAATTTCTTTGATTAAATGTAGGGAGAAAAAATTTTCTATATTTTGCCGAGAGCGATCTAAAATTACTTCAATATAATCATCCCTTATCTGCCAAGGGTCTTTTACATAAAGACTTATTTGTGCTTGATATACTTTAATTAAGGCATCACGAAGCCAGTCCATTGCCCTTCGTAAAGGTGCCCTCCATGCCTGTGTCCACCCTGGATGTATTCCTGTATTACACCCGCAATTATTTCTCCATCTTTCTACCCCATGGGCACAACTCCAGGAGGAGAATTCTGTTATCTCTACCTCATGAGTGGGAGGATATTTTTCTAGATATTCGCCATATATAGTAATTTGAGCCAGATTATTAGATTCTATATAATAAAGACAATAGGCCAAAGCCATGTCCCCAAAACGGTGGTGATGGCCATAGGTTTCTCCATCGGTGGCAACGTGAACAAGCTGGGCCCTTTTTGTTTCTTTGAAGGCATTTAGTAATTCCTTAGCAAACATTTCACCATTACTTAAAAGTCCACCAAAGGCAATATCCTGAGATATAGGTTTATTATAGAAAAAAATATGAATAGTTTTTCCAGATGGTAATTTACACAAATAAGGCATAGTGGTGTCTATTTCTCCATTGTTTACCCCTTGCCATGCATTTTCTCCTATCCTTTTTATTCTCTTAGCTTGATGTGGGGCTAAAATAGCAAATTTTATCCCTTTTTCAGCCAATATAACCAAGGTTTCTAAGTCCACCGCCGTTTCTGGAAGCCACATCCCTTCTGGTAGCCTTTTAAAACGATATTTAAAGTCTTTAATACCCCAGATAATTTGCGTGCGTTTGTCCCTGAAATTGGCTAGAGGCATGATTATATGGTTGTAAATCTGAGCAATGGCAGGACCATGTCCTGAAAATTTACTTTGACCCTCTCTATCAGCCAGAAGTATAGCCTGATACACTTCTGGTTTAAATCTCTCTAACCAAGAGAGTAATGTTGGGCCAAAATCAAAGCTTATCTTAGTATAATTATTGACCATATCAATAATCTTTTTTTCAGCATTAAGAATCCTGGCAGCCATATTGGGGGCATAACACTCTTCGGTTATCCTCTCATTCCAATCATGATAAGGATAAGCGGCATCTTGAAGCTCGACCGCTTCTAGCCAGGGATTTTCTCTAGGGGGTTGATAAAAGTGTCCATGGATACAAACATAACGGTTCATCAAGTCTTTTCTAACAAAAATTGATTTATATTTCTAGTCCTTTTCTTGCTTTTCATTCCTATTTGGTCTAAATTGATTTAAAAAAACAAGGAGGTAGAAAATGCCCATTATTTCAAACATTAATGCATTAGAAGTATTAGATTCTAGAGGGAACCCCACAGTGGCTGTATATGTATATTTAGAGAGTGGTATTGGAGCAAAGGCCATTGTGCCTTCTGGAGCATCTACAGGGAAAAAAGAGGCGTTAGAATTGAGGGATGGAGATCCACAGCGTTATGGTGGCAAGGGAGTGCTTAAGGCAGTAAATAATATAAAAGAAAAGATTACTCCAGAATTAATAGGAATAGATGTGAGGGAGCAAGCCTTAATTGATAAAATTTTATTGGACTTAGATGGCACACCTAATAAGTCTAAATTAGGAGCTAATGCTATTTTGGGGGTATCTTTGGCCTGTTTGCATGCTGCTGCCTCTTACACAGATTTGCCTTTATACCAATACTGGGGGGGGAGCCATGCTACGCTTTTACCTGTGCCCATGTTTAATGTCCTAAATGGGGGAGTGCATGCCGATAATAATGTGGACTTTCAAGAATATATGTTAGTTCCAGCAGGATTTTCTACTTATCATGAAGCATTAAGGGCAGGGGCAGAAATCTATCATACCTTAAAAAATACCTTAAAAGAAAAAGGACTTTCTACTGCTGTGGGGGATGAAGGGGGTTTTGCTCCTAATTTGCAAAATAATGAAGAACCCCTAAAGTTGCTTTTAGAGGCTATAGAAAAGGCCGGCTATAAGCCAGGAGAGCAGATTTTTTTAGCCATGGACCCTGCGGCCAGTAGCTTTTATGTGGATGGTAAATATAAGCTAGCTAGTGAAGGCAGAGAACTTAATAGTGAGGAAATGATAGATTTATTTGAAAATTTAGTAGAAAAATATCCCATCATTTCCATTGAGGATGGTTTGGCTGAGGATGATTGGGAAGGCTGGAAAAATTTTAATGAGCGTTTAGGCAATAAGGTGCAACTGGTAGCTGATGATTTAACCGTAACAAACCCTAATATTATTGAAAAAGGCATTAAAGAAAAGGCATTTAATAGCGTATTAATAAAACTCAATCAAATTGGCACTGTTACCGAAACTATGCAGGCCATTGAAATTACGCAAAAAGCAGGTATGACTGCTTGTGTTTCTCACCGTTCTAGTGAAACTTGTGATACTACTATTGCTGATTTATGTGTGGCCAAACGCACAGGAATGTTAAAGACAGGTGCTCCTTGTCGGAGTGAGCGTTTGGCAAAATATAACCGTTTGCTAGAAATAGAGGCAGAGTTAGGAGATGTAGCAGAATTTATAGGAGTAAAGGGATTTAAGGCAGGAAGATAATAGATAATAAGGGAGTGTGAAAAAATGGCAAAGAAAAAACAATTTCCAATTATTCCATCTAATAGGATAGACGATATCCACTATTTAAACCATCTAGAAGAGGCAGATTTAATTTTATATGTAGCTGGCAATCAGTTTATGGTTATGGAAGAATTACTGACTTTCTTTCAGGAATTAAATCCTGAAGTAAAATACATTTTTTATGAAACACTCCCCCCAGGTTTAGAATTAAAACAGATCCTGGCTGGTGGTGCCATTTTTCGGGGAAAGATGCTTCCTGGTATACCAGACGTTTATACTGCTGTTAACGATGAAGCCATGCATAGACTAGAGGAAAGAGGACTGATCAATAAAGGCAATTACTTTGTATATTTACATAACCGGATTGTGCTGATGGTTAAAGAAGGCAATCCCTTAAATATAAACTCTGTTTTGGACTTGGCTAGAGATGAAGTGAGAATTTCTCAGCCTAATCCTGAGGTAGAAGATATTGGCATTCATATTGTTAACATGTACCGTGATGCTGGTGGGGAAGAATTAGTTTACCGCATTATGGAAGAAAAGCGGGCTGAAGGAACCACTATCTTCACGGTAGTGCATCATCGAGAAACGCCCTTACGACTTCAAAAAAATACAGTAGATGTAGGACCAGTGTGGGCAACAGAGGTTATAGAGGCAAAGAAAAAAGGAATTAGGGTAGAAATGGTAGAACCAGGAGAAAAATTGGACCAAAGGGATAGGGTTAATTATTTTATTACCAGTTTTAAAAAGGCCCCTCATCCTGAAAATGCCCAAAAATTTTTAGAATTTATTAAATCTAAAACTGCGCAAAAGTGTTATCAAAAATACGGGTTTATCCCCCATTTTAAGATAAATTGACCAGCTCACTTTATTAGATCTTGATGGTTCCTAAAGGACGAAGGAGACTGTGAGGTATGCCGCATCTGGGATTAAGTTTGATCTTGACCATACTTTTTTTTAACGGTAAGAAAAATAAATAAAAATTAGGGAGAAAAAAAATGGCAAATACTGTTAGAATTGAAAGGGCATTGATTAGTGTAACAGATAAAGAAGGAATTGTTGATTTTGCTGGATTTTTAGTAGAAAATGGAGTAGAAATTATTTCTACAGGGGGGACAGCAAACGTATTAAAGAAAAATAATATTCCAGTTACGGAAGTGACTGATTATACAGGTTTCCCAGAAATTTTAAATGGTAGGGTAAAAACTCTACATCCTAAAATTCATGGTGGCATCTTGGCGCAGTTAGAAAAAAAAGAACATACAGAACAAATGCGAAAATACCAGATAAAAACTATAAATATGGTGGTAGTTAACCTGTATGATTTTAAAAGCGTTTATGAACAAAAGAAAAATGTAATACTTTTTGAGGCCTTGGAGAAAATAGATATTGGGGGTCCTACCTTGTTGCGTGCTGCAGCCAAGAATTTTTCTCATGTAGTGGCTGTATGCGACCCAGCAGACTATCCTGAATTAAAAGAGCAAATTAGAAGAGAAGGAGGCATAAATGGACTTACTAGATTACGTTTAGCCCAAAAAGTATTTGCCTTAACCAGTGAATATGATGCCATGATTAGCAAATTTCTTGAAGATGCTAAAAAGATGTTAGAGTGGAATATAAAAGCAAGCACTGGAATACAGATAGGCACAAAAATCAGTTAAGGGAGTGAAAAAATGAAGGTTTTAGTCATTGGTAGTGGGGGTAGAGAGCATACCTTGGTATGGAAAATTAAACAGTCTACTTTAGTAAAAGAGGTCTTTTGTGCACCTGGAAATGGAGGTATCTCTAAATTGGCTACTTGTGTTCCTATTAAGGTAAATGATCTTAAAAGTTTGGCTGATTTTGTAGAAAAAGAAGGCATTGATTTGACAGTTGTAGGGCCAGAAGAACCTTTAGTATTAGGTATTGTGAATGAGTTTGAAAAACGCGGTCTTAGAATCTTTGGTCCCAACCAGAAAGCAGCTCAAATTGAAGGTAGTAAGGTCTTTGCCAAAGAACTTATGCAAAAATACAACATCCCTACGGCTGAATTTGCGGTTTTCTCAGACCCAAAACTAGCTAAAGACTATGTCCAAGAAAAAGGCGCACCTATTGTAATCAAAGCCGATGGATTGGCTGCAGGTAAGGGGGTAATCCCAGCACGCACTATAGAGCAAGCATTAGAAGCTATTGATTTAATCATGGTAAAAAAGGTTTTTGGTCAGGCAGGAGAAAAGATAGTCATAGAAGAGTTTTTAGATGGTGAAGAGGCCTCTTTTTTGGTGTTTAGTGATGGGGAAAATGTATTAGCCCTCCCTTCTTCTCAGGACCACAAACCCATATATGATGATGACAAAGGGCCTAATACTGGTGGCATGGGGGCTTATTCACCAGCTCCTATTGTTACCAGAGGGGTAGAAAAGCATATTATGCAAGATATTATATACCCTGCCATTAAAGGCTTAGCTAAGGAAGGTTCTCCTTACAAAGGCGTGCTTTATGCCGGTTTAATGATTAAAAATGGACAGCCAAAGCTATTAGAGTTTAATTGTCGTTTTGGAGACCCTGAGGCCCAGCCTTTATTGATGCGTTTAAAAACGGACTTAGTAGAAATATTAAATGCGGTAGTGGATGGTAATTTAAAAAACCAGACCTTGAAGATAGACCCACGTCCGTCTGTTTGTGTAGTGATGGCTTCAGGTGGATATCCAGGAAGTTATGAAAAAGGAAAGGTTATTTCTGGCTTGGATGTAGCAGAAAATATGGAAAATGTGATGGTCTTTCATGCTGGCACCAGTCTTAAAGATGGCAATTTTTATACGGCTGGGGGAAGGGTGCTAGGGGTTACTGCTTTAGGGAAGACATTACCAGATGCTATATCTACTGCCTATGAGGCCGTAAAATCAATTTCATGGGAAGGTGCTTATTATAGAAAAGATATCGGATTTAAGGCCTTAAGGCATTTAGGAAGATTTGTAGGAATAGTAATAGGCAGCACTTCTGATAAAAAAATAATGTTAGAAGCTAAAAACACTTTAGCTGAATTATTTATTCCTTGTGAGATGACTTTAGCCTCTGCCCACCGCAGTCCTGAACGGGTAATAAACTATGCCAAAACAGCCAAAGAAAAAGGAATAAAGGTAATTATTGCTGGGGCAGGTTATGCAGCCCATCTGGCAGGGGTGATAGCCGCTCATACTACTTTACCAGTAATTGCTGTGCCCTTGGCCACTTCTCCTTTAAATGGAATGGATGCCCTGTTTTCCTCAGTGCAAATGCCCTCAGGGGTGCCTGTGGCTGTAGTTGGGATCAACGGAGCAAAAAATGCTGCCCTTCTAGCAGCTCAAATTTTGGCCTTAAACGATAAATCATTAGCAAAAGCCTTAGAAAATATGAAAAAGCAGATGGCTTTAAAAATAGAAAAAATAGAACTATAAAAATTGAATGTATATAGGTGGCTTTCAGAAAATAAGTTTATTAGACTATCCCCAAAAAATATGCAGTATTATCTTTACCGTAGGCTGTAATTTCCGCTGCGTCTATTGTTACAACCGGCTATTAGTATTACCAGAATTTTATCCTAAGAGTCTATCTTTTTTTGAAATAAAAGATTATCTTAAAAAAAGAAAGGGATTAATAGATGCGGTAGTCTTTACCGGAGGTGAACCTACTATTCAACCTGATTTAATTGAAAGAATGCTAGAACTGAAGCAATTGGGTTTTTTAATAAAGTTAGATACCAACGGAG contains these protein-coding regions:
- a CDS encoding glycosyltransferase family 4 protein, with the translated sequence MRIAQVAPLYESVPPKLYGGTERVISYLTEELVRQGHKVTLFASGDSVTKARLISSCPNSLRLDKDCKDTLAHHIFMLEQVYKHASEFDIIHFHIDYIHFPLFRRSNTPHLSTLHGRLDIKDIFPLYKEFREVPLVSISNAQRKPLQGVNWVGTVYHGLPKDLYKFKARHGKYLAFLGRISPEKRPDRAIKIAQVVGMPLKIAAKVDKADKEYFETVIRPLLKNPYVEFIGEISEKEKNDFLGNAYALLFPIDWPEPFGLVMIEALACGTPVIAWRCGSVPEVIKDGINGFIVDSLKQAVKAVKEVRKLSRKNCRKTFEARFTASRMANDYLCIYEKLLREREPLLKAV
- a CDS encoding amylo-alpha-1,6-glucosidase produces the protein MVVDPHKYYIIARKGEIKPYLVLKQGDSFALFSHYGDIEQIGLGEEGIYHKGTRFVSRLEFFLFDAKPFFLSSGVREDNILLTVDLTNPDTIVSKNLFLPRGSIHVLRSKFLFEGGYYECIKIQNFALFPISLPFSIAFDADFADIFEVRGVRRERRGERLKATVRERSVILGYRGLDGVLREASFTFSPNPTEIRDSQAIFWTNLAPKGTFTLFLTISFIENGISQSFSFKEAFSKTKKTLETFKKKSCMISTSNEQFNAWVERSYTDLFMMLTEVPMGLYPYAGIPWFNTIFGRDGIITALECLWVNPDIAKGVLSYLAATQAKEEIPEKDAQPGKIIHEVRKGEMAATGEIPFDYYYGSVDTTPFFIILAGAYYERTGDREFIKLLWPHIELALNWIDYYGDMDKDGFIEYMPSANGLVNKGWKDSYDSVFHADGSLASPPIALVEVQGYVYAAKQNAAYLAKILGKEKIAKRLLKEAKALKRKFNKLFWCEEIGSYIFALDGNKSPCKVRTSNAGHALFSGIATKICAKRLTRTLFEDHFFSGWGIRTVSSLEKNYNPISYHNGSVWPHDNALIAYGLSHYGFKEQVLTIMKGLFEASNFFGLHRLPELFCGFPRRADEGPTHYPVACSPQTWSTVAVFFLIQACLGITFKEKKLYFYSPILPSFLEEVYLKNLRVGNDFIDLYLKRYQNDVVINVLKKKRDIEILILK
- a CDS encoding MFS transporter: MKSNLKSAFQFIILLGLVSCFGDIVYEGARSITGPFLAVLGASSAVVGIIAGVGEFLGYVLRLASGYLADKTRLYWPLTFLGYGALLSIPLLALAGNWEMAALLIILERIGKAIRTPARDTILSHATAQVGRGFGFGLHEALDQIGAILGPLAISAMLFITHGYRLGFALLFIPALLVLFFLIVAQRKCPTPVIFEARTKEGKKGMGKLPALFWIYVLFSFFSILGFVNFQLISYHFEVQSIISTAQIPIFYAIAMGVDAMVALIIGKLYDRIGLSCLFAIPLLTTLLPFFVFSHTYSIVLFSIILWGAIMGIHETIMRAAVADLTPLPRRATAYGIFNIIYGLAWLTGSSLIGLLYSISLGLIIALVVASEVISMVFCWQLKKCQQNIF
- a CDS encoding SAM-dependent methyltransferase translates to MKELVNHILNSISKEISSEVVYWDGERIKFGQGKPLFRIHIKSPHVLKDLMQDLSIGFGENYMNNNIVVEGDLQRLLGIGVNLTPQRLNLPNKTKLRILINHIATLNSLRNIGRNIAHHYDLGNDFYQLMLDKNMTYSCAYFKTPRDSLEEAQDNKHQLICRKINLQDGDRLIDIGCGWGSFLVYAAKKFDITAVGCTLSHNQYEYAKKWVKKEGLEKKVSIFLEDYRRMSGRFNKFVSIGMYEHVGKNYASTFFRKVKSLLTDDSIGILHTIGYNNRQPTDPWLKKYIFPGGYLPALPEVLEHMTREGFYIIDVENLRPHYAKTLDEWIKRFESNIDKIKAMFGQKFINMWRLYLNGAAAGFKFGETNVYQILFLRNLEKLTPCYREDIYKNWE